The Castor canadensis chromosome 8, mCasCan1.hap1v2, whole genome shotgun sequence genome contains a region encoding:
- the Krt4 gene encoding keratin, type II cytoskeletal 4 yields the protein MIARQQSVRSGPRGFSCGSAIVGGSKRVAFSSASMSGGAGRFSSGGFGSRSLYNLGGNRSISCSVAGSRQGAGFGVAGGFGAGSFGFGAGSLGGGFGGSFNGRGGPGFPVCPAGGIQEVSINQSLLTPLQVVIDPEIQKIRTEEREQIKTLNNKFASFIDKVRFLEQQNKVLETKWNLLQKQTTTTSPRNLDSFFETYITALRKQADTLVNDKGRLQSELKIMQDSVEDFKTKYEDEINKRTSAENDFVVLKKDVDAAYTNKVELETKVDSLNDEINFLRLFYEAELSQLQTHVSDTSVVLSMDNNRNLDLDSIIAEVRTQYEDIAQRSKAEVETWYQTKVQQLQISVDQHGDNLKSTKNEISELNRMIQRLRAEIENVKKQCETVQASVVDAEQRGELALKDAYSKRTELEGALQKAKEELARMLHEYQTLMSVKLALDVEIATYRKLLEGEECRMSGECQSAVSISVVSGGASAGGGISGGFGGSSGFGLGGGFGSGSGIGFGFGGGSSSKIISSTTLTKRSQR from the exons ATGATTGCCAGACAGCAGAGTGTCCGGAGTGGGCCCCGGGGCTTCAGCTGTGGCTCAGCCATCGTTGGTGGGAGCAAGAGGGTTGCCTTCAGCTCAGCCTCCATGTCTGGGGGTGCGGGGCGCTTCTCCTCTGGGGGCTTTGGCAGTAGGAGCCTCTACAACCTTGGAGGGAACAGGAGCATCTCCTGCAGCGTGGCTGGGTCCCGCCAAGGTGCTGGCTTTGGGGTTGCTGGAGGCTTTGGTGCTGGGAgctttggttttggtgctggaaGCCTTGGTGGTGGATTTGGAGGCTCCTTCAATGGCCGGGGTGGTCCTGGTTTCCCAGTCTGCCCCGCTGGGGGGATCCAGGAAGTCAGCATCAACCAGAGCTTGCTGACACCCCTCCAAGTGGTGATTGACCCTGAGATCCAGAAAATCCGGACTGAGGAGCGTGAGCAAATCAAGACTCTGAACAACAAGTTTGCCTCCTTCATCGACAAG gtgCGGTTCTTGGAGCAACAGAATAAGGTCCTGGAGACCAAATGGAACCTCCTCCAGAAGCAGACGACCACCACATCCCCTAGAAACCTGGACTCCTTCTTTGAGACCTACATCACTGCCCTAAGGAAGCAGGCAGACACATTGGTCAATGACAAAGGACGCCTGCAGTCTGAGCTGAAGATCATGCAGGATAGCGTGGAGGACTTCAAGACCAA atATGAAGATGAGATCAACAAGCGCACATCTGCGGAGAATGACTTTGTGGTTCTCAAGAAG GATGTGGATGCCGCCTACACAAACAAGGTTGAGTTGGAGACCAAGGTGGATAGCCTTAATGATGAGATCAACTTCCTGAGGCTCTTTTATGAAGCG GAGCTGTCCCAGCTACAGACACATGTCTCCGACACATCCGTGGTCCTGTCCATGGACAACAACCGGAACCTGGATCTAGACAGCATCATCGCTGAGGTCCGCACCCAATATGAGGACATTGCCCAGAGGAGTAAGGCTGAGGTCGAGACCTGGTACCAGACCAAG GTCCAGCAGCTCCAGATCTCAGTTGACCAACATGGCGACAACCTGAAGAGCACCAAGAATGAGATTTCAGAGCTCAACAGGATGATCCAGAGGCTCCGGGCTGAGATTGAGAATGTCAAGAAGCAG TGCGAGACTGTGCAGGCATCTGTGGTTGATGCAGAACAGCGTGGGGAGCTGGCCCTCAAGGATGCCTACAGTAAGCGTACAGAGTTGGAGGGAGCTCTGCAGAAGGCCAAAGAGGAGCTGGCCCGGATGCTGCACGAGTACCAGACACTCATGAGTGTCAAGCTGGCCTTGGACGTGGAGATAGCAACCTACCGAAAGCTGCTGGAGGGCGAGGAGTGCAG GATGTCTGGGGAATGCCAGAGTGCTGTGAGCATCT CGGTAGTCAGTGGTGGTGCCAGTGCTGGAGGAGGCATCAGCGGAGGATTTGGAGGCAGCTCTGGATTTGGCCTGGGTGGTGGTTTTGGTTCTGGCTCTGGAATTGGCTTTGGGTTTGGCGGTGGCTCTAGCAGTAAGATCATCTCTTCCACCACCCTGACCAAGAGGTCCCAGCGATAG